ATTATTAACTATTTTCTTTAAACCATGATGTCCAGAAGTGAACACAAACTAGAGATGATATCTGATGTAGGCAGAGAACAGTGAAATAATTATATCACTGTTCTTCAAAGCTGTGTCTTTCAATGAAGCCCAAGATAACAGTTTTTTAATTGTCACATCATATTGCTGACATCAATATTTTTGTCCACTGAAAACCCAAATTCTTTTTAGAAAAGATTTCTAACAATTACTATCCTATCATCTGCTTTTAAGTTAATTTTCTGTTCCCAATTTTGGTACTTTGACCtcattgaatttcatcttattagattcatcCTAATACTCTAACCTATCTAATTTCTTTTGGAACCTGATTTTATCTTCTAGTGTATTGGCTACCCATTCCAGCTTCATGTCAACTGCCAATTTGATAAGCATACCATCCATACCTCTATTCAAGTCCttgataaaaatatgaaacaGCACAGGACCAATCATGAAATCCTGGGACACTCCACTAGAGAACAATAACATATTGAAGTTGAAATATTAGCAACTACACTTTCATTTTGATCATCCAATCAGATCCAAATCCAATTGTATTCTTACATATTTCTCCCCTTCTATACAAGAATAGCATTTAACACTTATCAAAAACTTTGTTCAAGTCTATTTAAATTATATCTACTCTATTTCCCTCATCTACAAGTCTACTAGTTTGGCATGACCTCTTCTTAATGAAGCCATGCTCtcactctttataattctttttttccctttctaaacattctttttaatgaTTCAGTATAGGATTGTCCCAGGAAGCAGTAAAGCTTTTTGGActattatttacaattttttttttaccctttttaaagttgataaaatattttcccttctcgAATCTCATGGTGCCTTTTCCATTTTCTGAACTCTTTATTAAATAATTGACAGTATTAAAACAATTGTGTTTCTAGATATATCAGTGCTAAGGGATATAATTCACCATGGTGCATGAATTAATTATACAGAAGGTATACATTTTCAGCAGCAGCATCATTGTCATCATAGCTAATGCTCACATGATTGttcaagatttgcaaaatgctttagacagtatttttttaatgttcatttatataagggattagatttattttgcttggccCTAGAAAGCAAATTtgggctcatgatgaaaatgttacACAGAAACAGATTTTGTCTAGatatatggaaataataattagcacTGTCCAAAGATGGAATATCAATTTTGTATATCAGTAGATTCCCTCCCACTGACATCTTCAGCTGGAGACTGAATAACCATTTCATGGGGAATATGATAGAGGGGGATCCATGCATTAATTAGTAGCCAGATTAGATACTACTTGAGATCCCTTCTAATACTCAGAGTTCATGATTCTATGATAATTCTGCTTTTCTCTTGTCCAACTCTGGCATAGCCTCCATGTTGGGACCAAACCACACCTCAGTGTCTGAGTTCATCCTCATTGGCTTCTCCACATTCCCCCACCTTCAGCTAATGTTCTTTGTGCTCTTTCTGCTGATGTATTTATTCACATTACTGGGTAACCTTCTCATCATGATGACCATCCGGAATGAACGAAGCCTTCACACACCCATGTATTTCTTCCTATGTGCACTCTCTATCTCTGAAATCTTCTACACCTTTGCCATCATCCCCCGACTACTCACTGATTTGCTCTCTACTCATCATGCTATCTCCTTCTTGGGCTGTGCAAACCAGATGTTCTTCTCCTTCACATTTGGCTTCACCCATTCCTTCTTGCTCACTGTTATGGGCTATGATCGCTATGTGGCCATCTGCCATCCTCTACGCTACAATGTACTAATGAGCTCACGGGGCTGTACCTGGCTGGTGGCCTCTTCATGGCTTGGTGGCATGGTAATGGGGCTGGTGGTTACACTTGCAATTTTCCACTTGTATTTTTGTGGTCCCAATGAGATACATCATTTTGCCTGCCATGTACCTCCCTTGGTGAAGCTAGCCTGTGGAGACATTTGGGCTGTGGCCATGGGAGTAGGGATGGTCTGTATAACAGCCCTCTTGGGTTGCTTTCTCCTTATCCTCATCTCCTATGCCTTCATTGTGGCCACCATCTTGAGGATCCCTTCAGCTGAGGGACGACACAAAGCATTTTCTACCTGTGCCTCCCACCTCACTGTGGTTGTGGTGCACTATGGATTTGCTTCTGTTATTTACCTTAAGCCCAAGACTCCAGAATCCCTGGAAGGAGACACCCTGATGGGCATCACCTACACTATCCTTACTCCCTTCTTGAGCCCTATCATCTTTAGTCTGAGGAACAAGGAGTTGAAGAATGCCATTAATAAAGTCTTCTTCAGcaatttctgccctcaaaaaCTGTAGGGCTTTAGAATATAATCACCAAAGGCCAACTTACTGCACTTTAACTTTGATGAAAGAAAAAGTAGTTGGTAAATATGAAGTGAAATGTTCTATTTTTACCCTCTAGAGGAGTTGTTGCTCTTTTGTCTATACTAATCTTCTGACTTAGGATAGGTCTGATGCTGCCAAACCACATGTCAACTGATCCACCAATAAGGATACTAGAAATGCATCTTGGTTTCTCTATCCCtgagttctgtcttagaattgtgaTAATCAAAGAATGGCTCATAGATGGTCCTCAgagacatttttttcaatttataaaaaataatcaaggGCATGTATTAGTTGagtagagagaaataaagagaaggatAAGACATATCTTTGCCTTCAAGAATCTCCCATTGTAATATAAAAGATAAATCAGCCATTTATAGTGTGGTTCATGAGAACAATCTTGAAATCTGAAATAGTTTTAGAAAGGAATTGATTAGGTTGTTTGGAGGAGGAGAGCTATCATAAAGGAAGTGTGACTCCCTATTATCTTGGATCTGCAAGGTTTATATTATACTGGATTTAGGCAATGGTATAAGGATATTTGTTTAATGAACATTGAATAGGCAGTAGGTAGCTTCTAAAAGAAGGGCAGTTTGAGATATATATCATTAGGCAAATCAATCTATTTGGGGCAATGCAAAGTACAAGCTTTGGGTAAACCCAAAACAAAACCTATATGTGGAGACTCAAAACAAGAATGCTTTGGGTGGATTCAGGGACCTGAGGGTACCTAAAATTCCTTGTAGTGATCTCTGGAATTCTTAGAGAATTACTGAGGTCAGTTTTAAGCATTTGAAGAGTCTTCAGTCACTTAAGTTATATTATAACAATATTAATGAATAATAGTAATATACCATAGTCAGATATGTGATACTAGCCAATATTGGCAACTAAATCAAGAGGAAAGTTTACCTATCCCTACCAAGTAAAAAGGAGCTTAGAAGTAAGAGGAGCAAAAATAATATGATGGACATGGGAGGACTCATGGAAACCATTTTATgaaactctttcattttaaagagcTGGATTCAAGTCTTGACTCTGCCACTTATTTGCTTTGTGAAACTTGGAAAATGGCTTCACTTTTCagtgcctcagttgcctcatatgTAGTCTAAAGATAATAATTCTTAAACCgcttacttcccagggttgttgggaggacaCAATGAACTGGTGTATGAAACACATTTTGTAAACTGTCTTATAAAtgtcaaattattatttttctacacaACTCAGTGGGAAAAAAATGATGTTAATCTtccctagaaaaataaaatgaatgaaaaacttaTAGTGCTCAGACTATGACATGGAGTTGAAGCAATTAATAGGGTAAGCAGTTTATCAACTTCATAAATCAGCATATACTATGCACCATAGATAACTAATgcatatttaaaaagaaacaggaCCAAAATTTAAGAGTATGTTTGGTTGACAACATAACCTCTACTTCTATACTTTTGATTTTGATCACTAGAATTGCTTGTATTTGTAAATAGTCTATAATGGCAATAAACTAACCCTGAAGAACTATCATAAACCTTTTTTGTTTCTGTAAaaaaatttgactttatttaatctgtgaatattaaaatttctcagacttgcaAATGTTatagattctcagactctaccttagaacatttggttaagaccattccccattttaaacaatgaaggtacttgatcagaaatgtgagaactctaaccttactccatccatacttaagcatactttaggggaagataaagttgtaaactctttactgaacaatgaaaatacttaaagtaaggctaaaaaaccttaagctgggtctatttttagatctaatacaaaaaggtgataagtacaaggtcaaattaatcactaaaaggtcaggcaacttgcaaacttgcaaggggcaaagaggtgtgaatttactcagaagttttagtctacccagagaagttgagaactaaagaagatgtgaattaagaatggtcagtcgtGTGAAAACATCTaccgtgattggtagatgtgagaatttaggggaggtgacataggagaaaattctctttaaaaggagatcagaaaggCCTCGAAAAAAGTCaacttgccaaagctgaattggagggctcaatggctgaacttagttgagctgaggagctgaactggtgggtctctctgaacactagaatcttgcttgggacaaaatcttgtggtgagtggattaaagactgactgatctctctctcaagGCTTAaacctaggctggcctagcctttttctcattatttcctcttactctctctctccctttcattaattccttaatttgtattaattaaaatctctataaaacccagctgacttgggtatatttaatatttgagaatttccccatggtgaccactttattttcaatttaactcaagacactgtcttgaaaccagtCTCTGTCACAATTGCACataatacttgctgatgtttttaaataaatactacttattgttctgaggaaagacccttttattcctatgctttatagggtttttaataggaatgcatgttgtattttgttataggatttttctgcatctattgacataatcatgtgatttctgttacttTGAttatgatatggtcaa
This sequence is a window from Monodelphis domestica isolate mMonDom1 chromosome 3, mMonDom1.pri, whole genome shotgun sequence. Protein-coding genes within it:
- the LOC100618906 gene encoding olfactory receptor 10H1-like; translation: MLGPNHTSVSEFILIGFSTFPHLQLMFFVLFLLMYLFTLLGNLLIMMTIRNERSLHTPMYFFLCALSISEIFYTFAIIPRLLTDLLSTHHAISFLGCANQMFFSFTFGFTHSFLLTVMGYDRYVAICHPLRYNVLMSSRGCTWLVASSWLGGMVMGLVVTLAIFHLYFCGPNEIHHFACHVPPLVKLACGDIWAVAMGVGMVCITALLGCFLLILISYAFIVATILRIPSAEGRHKAFSTCASHLTVVVVHYGFASVIYLKPKTPESLEGDTLMGITYTILTPFLSPIIFSLRNKELKNAINKVFFSNFCPQKL